In the genome of Neodiprion pinetum isolate iyNeoPine1 chromosome 2, iyNeoPine1.2, whole genome shotgun sequence, one region contains:
- the LOC124211936 gene encoding zinc finger and BTB domain-containing protein 41 isoform X3 — protein MHGYRVHMPHACYLRTCIARDMAKNRKNMDNSDYSLKWNNFTSNLTCGFLSHLSDHELVDVTLAVEGKLLQAHKLVLSVCSPYFKEIFKANPCTHPVVVLKDMGYSQVEALLKFMYKGEVNVSHNELASFLKIAEALKIKGLAGDQNSHSDSPIESDTPLPPSELIEEVDFDVATCSNPNTGETCSETLDGNRPVKRLRESTRSRSLTPKRNRTSPPALKEMEYLKESPHSIKAKSEPEDFDVTDEPYFLDQPLEQFLNSQNDAEKGFLDGGGGELTDQPSMNSPMPSACSQGGEGVQGLLSFIRSSRGNLQLVHEGHIYTVHSRAGVKTYWKCIYRSSLGKCQARCYTKHGCAVVSQPTVPPHDSHLKTIEKHSKAGKMVHTLRY, from the exons ATGCATGGGTATAGAGTGCATATGCCGCATGCGTGCTATCTTCGTACCTGCATAG CTCGAGATATGGCCAAGAATCGAAAGAACATGGACAATTCAGATTATTCTTTGAAATGGAATAATTTCACCTCTAATTTAACTTGTGGTTTCCTCTCACATCTCAGCGATCATGAATTAGTTGATGTAACGCTGGCCGTTGAAGGAAAACTCCTGCAAGCTCACAAGCTTGTTTTATCGGTTTGCAGCCCGTACttcaaagaaatattcaaG GCAAACCCATGCACTCATCCCGTCGTTGTCTTAAAGGACATGGGCTACTCGCAAGTAGAGGCGCTGTTGAAATTTATGTACAAAGGTGAAGTAAACGTTAGTCATAACGAGCTAGCCTCGTTCTTAAAAATCGCAGAAGCACTGAAGATAAAAGGTTTAGCCGGCGACCAGAATAGCCACAGT GATTCACCGATAGAGAGCGACACGCCTCTTCCTCCTTCCGAACTAATCGAAGAAGTAGACTTTGATGTGGCTACTTGTTCTAATCCCAATACCGGTGAAACGTGTTCGGAAACTTTAGATGGAAATAGGCCTGTAAAAAGGCTACGAGAATCAACGAGGTCTCGTTCCTTGACCCCCAAACGAAACAGAACCTCACCTCCAGCTTTGAAAGAAATGGAATATTTAAAAGAGAGTCCGCACAGTATTAAAGCAAAGTCTGAACCAGAGGATTTCGACGTAACAGACGAGCCATATTTTCTAGACCAACCGTTGGAGCAGTTTTTAAACTCTCAAAATGACGCAGAGAAAG GTTTTCTCGACGGAGGTGGTGGTGAGCTAACTGATCAACCATCCATGAATAGTCCAATGCCTTCGGCATGTTCACAAGGAGGAGAAGGCGTCCAAG GCCTCTTGTCGTTTATACGGAGTTCCAGAGGTAATCTTCAGCTGGTTCACGAAGGTCACATCTACACGGTACATTCCAGGGCGGGTGTCAAAACTTATTGGAAATGTATATACCGTTCGTCGCTTGGTAAATGTCAAGCGAGGTGTTACACAAAACATGGTTGTGCCGTAGTGTCTCAGCCGACAGTTCCGCCACACGATTCTCATCTTAAAACCATCGAAAAACATAGCAAGGCTGGAAAAATGGTTCATACTCTCAGATATTAG
- the LOC124211933 gene encoding zinc finger and BTB domain-containing protein 14-like isoform X2, producing the protein MSGEQFSLVWNSFPTNLSSGLYTLLNDEQLVDVTLAAEGQILQAHKLILSVCSTYFKELFKKDNSVTDNNVPTPGENHQEQSRELESILEAVSNLERKSLNDETFVATLQEEIAPIPETSETLNSSQDPVSPPPMKSVYDKASDQRRITQPDSIVRDILNRTSEDFQQMEENVTDEPLDYTSDIARLSKTKNEPVDYTSDIDFDLVCNKEFAKQENLDRQNSNLHAQSNLTANKCFENSQLLTYNPSNQDEPLPFSHLEETFGTDFSFNGGNYSRGRKTVKGIPGSSLPLETTLRVVSELGPTIRVERGKVIRMYSCPWCLRHFTRKENLKLHVRYIHGPLESLTCKLCGNKYKNSNSLRVHSYLYHNAKRNKHSKPAHAGM; encoded by the exons ATGTCTGGCGAACAGTTTTCGCTAGTATGGAACAGCTTCCCAACAAATTTGTCTTCGGGTTTATATACCTTGCTTAACGACGAACAGCTTGTCGATGTAACACTCGCGGCGGAAGGTCAAATTTTACAAGCACATAAGCTGATTTTGTCAGTATGCAGCACTTACTTCAAGGAACTCTTCAAG AAAGATAACTCAGTTACCGACAACAACGTTCCAACGCCTGGAGAGAATCATCAAGAACAATCTAGGGAACTAGAGAGTATTCTTGAAGCAGTATCGAACTTGGAAAGAAAGTCTCTTAACGATGAAACATTTGTGGCAACTCTACAGGAAGAAATTGCACCCATCCCTGAAACTAGTGAAACATTGAATTCGTCACAAGACCCGGTATCTCCTCCACCGATGAAATCTGTATATGATAAAGCTTCTGACCAACGAAGAATCACCCAGCCTGATAGTATTGTACGTGACATATTGAATAGAACATCTGAAGACTTTCAACAAATGGAAGAGAATGTCACAGACGAGCCATTAGACTATACCTCAGATATTGCTCGCTtgtcgaaaacgaaaaatgaaccGGTTGATTACACATCTGACATAGACTTCGACCTGGTCTGCAATAAGGAATTTGCTAAGCAGGAGAATTTAGATCGTCAGAACAGTAATCTACATGCACAAAGTAACTTGACAGCAAATA agtgttttgaaaattcacaacttCTTACTTATAATCCAAGCAACCAGGATGAACCTCTAC CATTCAGCCACTTGGAAGAAACTTTTGGTAcggatttttcattcaatggAGGTAACTACAGCCGAGGCCGCAAAACAGTGAAGGGCATCCCAGGCAGCAGTTTGCCTTTGGAAACAACACTGCGTGTTGTTTCTGAACTAGGGCCAACCATACGAGTCGAGAGAGGAAAAGTTATTCGCATGTATTCATGTCCGTGGTGCCTGCGTCACTTTACTCGTAAAGAGAATCTCAAATTACACGTTCGCTATATTCACGGACCTCTTGAAAGTCTGACATGTAAACTGTGTGgtaataaatacaaaaatagtAACAGTCTTCGCGTACACTCTTATCTCTATCATAATGcaaagagaaacaaacataGTAAACCAGCACATGCTGGTatgtaa
- the LOC124211936 gene encoding zinc finger and BTB domain-containing protein 41 isoform X1, giving the protein MHGYRVHMPHACYLRTCIARDMAKNRKNMDNSDYSLKWNNFTSNLTCGFLSHLSDHELVDVTLAVEGKLLQAHKLVLSVCSPYFKEIFKANPCTHPVVVLKDMGYSQVEALLKFMYKGEVNVSHNELASFLKIAEALKIKGLAGDQNSHSDSPIESDTPLPPSELIEEVDFDVATCSNPNTGETCSETLDGNRPVKRLRESTRSRSLTPKRNRTSPPALKEMEYLKESPHSIKAKSEPEDFDVTDEPYFLDQPLEQFLNSQNDAEKGFLDGGGGELTDQPSMNSPMPSACSQGGEGVQEQNGRALRRLHLNGFVYHAAYSINRGPGIRTYWRCQDNYKGKCKARCISEDNLILRINGTHNHNRRISEYSCYFFSSGKKIEANVSYCLPIASNM; this is encoded by the exons ATGCATGGGTATAGAGTGCATATGCCGCATGCGTGCTATCTTCGTACCTGCATAG CTCGAGATATGGCCAAGAATCGAAAGAACATGGACAATTCAGATTATTCTTTGAAATGGAATAATTTCACCTCTAATTTAACTTGTGGTTTCCTCTCACATCTCAGCGATCATGAATTAGTTGATGTAACGCTGGCCGTTGAAGGAAAACTCCTGCAAGCTCACAAGCTTGTTTTATCGGTTTGCAGCCCGTACttcaaagaaatattcaaG GCAAACCCATGCACTCATCCCGTCGTTGTCTTAAAGGACATGGGCTACTCGCAAGTAGAGGCGCTGTTGAAATTTATGTACAAAGGTGAAGTAAACGTTAGTCATAACGAGCTAGCCTCGTTCTTAAAAATCGCAGAAGCACTGAAGATAAAAGGTTTAGCCGGCGACCAGAATAGCCACAGT GATTCACCGATAGAGAGCGACACGCCTCTTCCTCCTTCCGAACTAATCGAAGAAGTAGACTTTGATGTGGCTACTTGTTCTAATCCCAATACCGGTGAAACGTGTTCGGAAACTTTAGATGGAAATAGGCCTGTAAAAAGGCTACGAGAATCAACGAGGTCTCGTTCCTTGACCCCCAAACGAAACAGAACCTCACCTCCAGCTTTGAAAGAAATGGAATATTTAAAAGAGAGTCCGCACAGTATTAAAGCAAAGTCTGAACCAGAGGATTTCGACGTAACAGACGAGCCATATTTTCTAGACCAACCGTTGGAGCAGTTTTTAAACTCTCAAAATGACGCAGAGAAAG GTTTTCTCGACGGAGGTGGTGGTGAGCTAACTGATCAACCATCCATGAATAGTCCAATGCCTTCGGCATGTTCACAAGGAGGAGAAGGCGTCCAAG aacAAAATGGTAGAGCACTGCGACGGCTTCACTTGAATGGGTTTGTCTACCATGCAGCCTACAGTATTAACAGAGGTCCTGGAATTAGAACCTATTGGAGGTGCCAAGACAACTATAAAGGGAAATGCAAAGCTCGTTGCATTTCGGAAGATAACTTAATATTAAGAATCAATGGAACGCACAATCATAATAGACGAATATCCGAATATTCTTGctattttttctcctccgGCAAGAAAATCGAAGCTAACGTTTCGTATTGTTTACCAATTGCCTCGAATATGTAA
- the LOC124211931 gene encoding uncharacterized protein: MTSPKRRQAGSNGRTICHLNFLETPLTDGRLIDELERLRRESLCNWNERRQYRMARNSYLDLLSLFMKKNESEVVRAVISVMNEENLFEYPDLSLDLITAPVSLGISGSTVVNELWNEVEEPTTPIEIARSIVCTLYEFMNTYDWPETVSTVVALERLLGIYRASIGEGANTSPYKQFKKGLKVCVQRTLEHLSNDHILVVIRHMCFWSVDQTVSDEDVLDFGSSLEYAAYKHATKLFEDTLTPDVFSLLTRMIASSSRLVSLLGNRVMQYLIDRGGNRTRLETPQIFFEDTEYELNVSPYHREDKIFLKNNRAELHECLIRGILNHCSARLNLEMSYCTICLVAIEVPCGFTAAALVCLAMNLQDLTTERDDLRREVTFHVHACVVAILSLLCWIHGAKVFYQYVNKIVMERARWAPHLNPPIQSHYSFATHHVLWDKPELFFVDWEARYGLWKCFRLLES, from the exons ATGACATCCCCAAAGCGACGTCAGGCAGGATCCAATGGCCGTACCATCTGCCACTTGAATTTTCTCGAGACACCCCTTACCGACGGTAGGCTGATTGACGAATTGGAGAGACTTCGTAG AGAATCGCTCTGCAACTGGAACGAACGTCGGCAGTATCGAATGGCAAGGAATTCCTACCTAGATCTGTTGAGCCTGTTTATGAAGAAGAATGAATCCGAAGTCGTTCGAGCTGTGATCAGTGTAATGAACGAAGAGAACCTCTTCGAGTATCCCGATTTGTCTTTGGACTTGATAACTGCTCCGGTCAGTCTTGGAATATCCGGATCAACAGTGGTGAACGAGCTCTGGAACGAAGTTGAAGAGCCAACAACGCCGATCGAGATCGCGCGTTCGATAGTTTGCACGCTCTACGAGTTTATGAACACTTACGACTGGCCTGAAACCGTCTCAACTGTCGTTGCCCTGGAAAGACTGCTCGGCATTTATCGTGCCAGTATTGGCGAAGGCGCTAACACCTCACCCTACAAGCAGTTCAAAAAAGGGCTGAAGGTCTGCGTCCAACGGACCCTGGAGCATCTTTCAAATGATCACATCCTCGTCGTGATTCGACACATGTGTTTCTGGTCCGTGGATCAAACGGTGAGCGACGAAGACGTCTTAGACTTTGGAAGCAGCTTGGAATACGCGGCCTACAAACACGCGACGAAACTGTTCGAAGACACCCTGACTCCGGATGTATTCTCGCTCCTGACACGGATGATCGCCTCCTCCAGCCGTCTGGTCAGCCTGCTGGGTAACAGAGTAATGCAGTACCTCATCGACAGGGGTGGAAACAGAACGCGGCTCGAAACGCCACAGATATTTTTCGAGGACACGGAGTACGAGCTGAACGTAAGCCCGTACCATCGAGAAGACAAGATTTTCCTGAAGAACAACCGCGCCGAACTTCACGAATGCTTGATCAGGGGAATACTAAACCATTGCTCGGCTCGGCTCAATCTTGAAATGTCCTACTGTACCATTTGCCTCGTCGCAATTGAAGTGCCTTGTGGCTTCACGGCTGCGGCGCTCGTTTGTCTGGCCATGAATCTTCAAGATCTAACTACGGAGCGCGACGACCTGAGGCGGGAAGTTACCTTCCACGTCCACGCCTGCGTCGTGGCCATACTATCCCTACTTTGCTGGATTCACGGTGCGAAGGTGTTCTACCAGTACGTCAACAAGATAGTGATGGAAAGGGCCCGATGGGCCCCACATTTGAATCCACCCATACAGTCTCACTACTCTTTCGCCACCCATCACGTGCTCTGGGACAAACCGGAACTGTTCTTCGTTGACTGGGAGGCCCGATACGGTTTGTGGAAGTGTTTCCGTTTGTTGGAAAGCTGA
- the LOC124211936 gene encoding protein tramtrack, beta isoform isoform X4, which produces MAKNRKNMDNSDYSLKWNNFTSNLTCGFLSHLSDHELVDVTLAVEGKLLQAHKLVLSVCSPYFKEIFKANPCTHPVVVLKDMGYSQVEALLKFMYKGEVNVSHNELASFLKIAEALKIKGLAGDQNSHSDSPIESDTPLPPSELIEEVDFDVATCSNPNTGETCSETLDGNRPVKRLRESTRSRSLTPKRNRTSPPALKEMEYLKESPHSIKAKSEPEDFDVTDEPYFLDQPLEQFLNSQNDAEKGFLDGGGGELTDQPSMNSPMPSACSQGGEGVQEQNGRALRRLHLNGFVYHAAYSINRGPGIRTYWRCQDNYKGKCKARCISEDNLILRINGTHNHNRRISEYSCYFFSSGKKIEANVSYCLPIASNM; this is translated from the exons ATGGCCAAGAATCGAAAGAACATGGACAATTCAGATTATTCTTTGAAATGGAATAATTTCACCTCTAATTTAACTTGTGGTTTCCTCTCACATCTCAGCGATCATGAATTAGTTGATGTAACGCTGGCCGTTGAAGGAAAACTCCTGCAAGCTCACAAGCTTGTTTTATCGGTTTGCAGCCCGTACttcaaagaaatattcaaG GCAAACCCATGCACTCATCCCGTCGTTGTCTTAAAGGACATGGGCTACTCGCAAGTAGAGGCGCTGTTGAAATTTATGTACAAAGGTGAAGTAAACGTTAGTCATAACGAGCTAGCCTCGTTCTTAAAAATCGCAGAAGCACTGAAGATAAAAGGTTTAGCCGGCGACCAGAATAGCCACAGT GATTCACCGATAGAGAGCGACACGCCTCTTCCTCCTTCCGAACTAATCGAAGAAGTAGACTTTGATGTGGCTACTTGTTCTAATCCCAATACCGGTGAAACGTGTTCGGAAACTTTAGATGGAAATAGGCCTGTAAAAAGGCTACGAGAATCAACGAGGTCTCGTTCCTTGACCCCCAAACGAAACAGAACCTCACCTCCAGCTTTGAAAGAAATGGAATATTTAAAAGAGAGTCCGCACAGTATTAAAGCAAAGTCTGAACCAGAGGATTTCGACGTAACAGACGAGCCATATTTTCTAGACCAACCGTTGGAGCAGTTTTTAAACTCTCAAAATGACGCAGAGAAAG GTTTTCTCGACGGAGGTGGTGGTGAGCTAACTGATCAACCATCCATGAATAGTCCAATGCCTTCGGCATGTTCACAAGGAGGAGAAGGCGTCCAAG aacAAAATGGTAGAGCACTGCGACGGCTTCACTTGAATGGGTTTGTCTACCATGCAGCCTACAGTATTAACAGAGGTCCTGGAATTAGAACCTATTGGAGGTGCCAAGACAACTATAAAGGGAAATGCAAAGCTCGTTGCATTTCGGAAGATAACTTAATATTAAGAATCAATGGAACGCACAATCATAATAGACGAATATCCGAATATTCTTGctattttttctcctccgGCAAGAAAATCGAAGCTAACGTTTCGTATTGTTTACCAATTGCCTCGAATATGTAA
- the LOC124211936 gene encoding zinc finger and BTB domain-containing protein 41 isoform X2, whose amino-acid sequence MHGYRVHMPHACYLRTCIARDMAKNRKNMDNSDYSLKWNNFTSNLTCGFLSHLSDHELVDVTLAVEGKLLQAHKLVLSVCSPYFKEIFKANPCTHPVVVLKDMGYSQVEALLKFMYKGEVNVSHNELASFLKIAEALKIKGLAGDQNSHSDSPIESDTPLPPSELIEEVDFDVATCSNPNTGETCSETLDGNRPVKRLRESTRSRSLTPKRNRTSPPALKEMEYLKESPHSIKAKSEPEDFDVTDEPYFLDQPLEQFLNSQNDAEKGFLDGGGGELTDQPSMNSPMPSACSQGGEGVQVVEPVTYRLSARGRPQLVYEGYVYNLTSRSEVLNRSHYRCAEQHRGCRGKCAVIAERFMPTGVRNHNHPPGYQSEYHYRKKKGLDTDII is encoded by the exons ATGCATGGGTATAGAGTGCATATGCCGCATGCGTGCTATCTTCGTACCTGCATAG CTCGAGATATGGCCAAGAATCGAAAGAACATGGACAATTCAGATTATTCTTTGAAATGGAATAATTTCACCTCTAATTTAACTTGTGGTTTCCTCTCACATCTCAGCGATCATGAATTAGTTGATGTAACGCTGGCCGTTGAAGGAAAACTCCTGCAAGCTCACAAGCTTGTTTTATCGGTTTGCAGCCCGTACttcaaagaaatattcaaG GCAAACCCATGCACTCATCCCGTCGTTGTCTTAAAGGACATGGGCTACTCGCAAGTAGAGGCGCTGTTGAAATTTATGTACAAAGGTGAAGTAAACGTTAGTCATAACGAGCTAGCCTCGTTCTTAAAAATCGCAGAAGCACTGAAGATAAAAGGTTTAGCCGGCGACCAGAATAGCCACAGT GATTCACCGATAGAGAGCGACACGCCTCTTCCTCCTTCCGAACTAATCGAAGAAGTAGACTTTGATGTGGCTACTTGTTCTAATCCCAATACCGGTGAAACGTGTTCGGAAACTTTAGATGGAAATAGGCCTGTAAAAAGGCTACGAGAATCAACGAGGTCTCGTTCCTTGACCCCCAAACGAAACAGAACCTCACCTCCAGCTTTGAAAGAAATGGAATATTTAAAAGAGAGTCCGCACAGTATTAAAGCAAAGTCTGAACCAGAGGATTTCGACGTAACAGACGAGCCATATTTTCTAGACCAACCGTTGGAGCAGTTTTTAAACTCTCAAAATGACGCAGAGAAAG GTTTTCTCGACGGAGGTGGTGGTGAGCTAACTGATCAACCATCCATGAATAGTCCAATGCCTTCGGCATGTTCACAAGGAGGAGAAGGCGTCCAAG TTGTGGAACCAGTAACTTACAGACTATCCGCACGAGGCCGCCCACAATTGGTCTATGAAGGATATGTGTATAATCTGACATCGCGCTCTGAAGTATTGAATCGATCCCATTATCGGTGCGCCGAACAACACCGTGGTTGTCGCGGCAAATGTGCAGTCATCGCCGAAAGGTTCATGCCCACCGGAGTTCGCAACCATAACCACCCTCCCGGTTACCAATCAGAATACCATTacaggaagaaaaaaggaCTAGATACAGATATTATTTAA
- the LOC124211934 gene encoding zinc finger and BTB domain-containing protein 37-like, giving the protein MSGEQFSLVWNSFPANLSSGLYTLLSDEQLVDVTLAAEGQMLRAHKLILSLCSTYFKELFKMNSCKHPIVILKDVNYRDLSALLHFIYQGEVHVRQEDLGNFLKVAETLQIKGLTKDKSEEDGNSVTINNISRSELGENLREQSRELESMLETVRKSERNSLDHEKSMITAREGVSPVAEAREMTSLSQDTISPASTKSVHNKFSDQERNIEPDSIICDILSTKDDDLNRMENNASDEQLHHTSEVADLLRTKDEFVDYTSDIGCNIVCKREYDSQENLDDGNSNLRAQDNLAANAFSQLEEAFSADFSTTGGDFSQGRQTMGAPGSSVPLETILRVVSELEPTIRAVRGKVICMYSCPWCMRHFSQRGNLKIHVRYVHGPLESLTCKLCGNTYKNSNSLRVHSYVHRNAKRNKQ; this is encoded by the exons ATGTCTGGCGAACAATTTTCGCTAGTATGGAACAGCTTTCCAGCAAATTTGTCTTCAGGTTTATACACTTTGCTTAGTGATGAACAGCTTGTCGATGTAACACTTGCAGCCGAAGGACAAATGTTACGAGCCCATAAGCTGATTTTATCGCTATGTAGCACTTACTTCAAGGAACTTTTCAAG ATGAATTCCTGCAAGCATCCGATAGTTATACTCAAAGACGTTAACTACCGTGATTTGTCTGCTTTGCTGCATTTCATATACCAAGGTGAAGTTCATGTCAGACAAGAAGACCTTGGAAACTTTTTAAAAGTAGCCGAAACACTGCAAATCAAAGGTCTCACTAAGGATAAGAGTGAG GAAGATGGTAACTCAGTCACCATCAATAACATCTCACGATCAGAGCTTGGAGAGAATCTTCGGGAACAATCTAGGGAATTGGAGAGTATGCTTGAGACAGTACGAAAGTCTGAAAGAAATTCCCTTGACCATGAGAAGTCTATGATAACAGCACGGGAAGGTGTCTCACCTGTTGCTGAAGCCAGAGAAATGACAAGTTTGTCACAAGACACAATATCTCCTGCATCGACAAAATCTGTGCacaataaattttctgatcaaGAAAGAAACATCGAACCTGACAGTATTATATGTGATATATTAAGTACAAAAGATGATGATCTTAATCGAATGGAAAACAATGCTTCAGATGAGCAATTACACCATACCTCCGAAGTTGCTGACCTGTTAAGAACGAAAGACGAGTTCGTTGATTACACATCGGATATCGGCTGCAACATTGTCTGCAAGAGAGAATATGATAGCCAAGAGAATTTAGATGACGGGAATAGCAATCTACGTGCACAAGATAACTTGGCGGCAAATG CGTTCAGCCAACTGGAAGAAGCTTTTAGTGCCGATTTTTCAACCACTGGAGGCGACTTTAGTCAAGGGCGACAAACAATGGGTGCCCCAGGTAGCAGTGTACCTCTGGAAACGATACTGCGCGTTGTGTCCGAATTAGAGCCAACGATACGAGCAGTGAGAGGAAAAGTTATTTGCATGTACTCTTGTCCATGGTGTATGCGTCACTTTAGTCAGCGAGGCAATCTCAAAATACATGTTCGCTACGTTCATGGACCTCTTGAAAGTCTGACGTGTAAACTTTGTGGTAATACATACAAAAACAGCAACAGTCTTCGTGTACACTCTTATGTCCATCGTAACGCAAAGAGAAATAAACAGTAA
- the LOC124211933 gene encoding zinc finger and BTB domain-containing protein 44-like isoform X1: MSGEQFSLVWNSFPTNLSSGLYTLLNDEQLVDVTLAAEGQILQAHKLILSVCSTYFKELFKMNSCKHPIVILKDVNYRDLSALLHFMYQGEVRVKQEDLASFLKVAETLQIKGLTKDKSEKDNSVTDNNVPTPGENHQEQSRELESILEAVSNLERKSLNDETFVATLQEEIAPIPETSETLNSSQDPVSPPPMKSVYDKASDQRRITQPDSIVRDILNRTSEDFQQMEENVTDEPLDYTSDIARLSKTKNEPVDYTSDIDFDLVCNKEFAKQENLDRQNSNLHAQSNLTANKCFENSQLLTYNPSNQDEPLPFSHLEETFGTDFSFNGGNYSRGRKTVKGIPGSSLPLETTLRVVSELGPTIRVERGKVIRMYSCPWCLRHFTRKENLKLHVRYIHGPLESLTCKLCGNKYKNSNSLRVHSYLYHNAKRNKHSKPAHAGM, translated from the exons ATGTCTGGCGAACAGTTTTCGCTAGTATGGAACAGCTTCCCAACAAATTTGTCTTCGGGTTTATATACCTTGCTTAACGACGAACAGCTTGTCGATGTAACACTCGCGGCGGAAGGTCAAATTTTACAAGCACATAAGCTGATTTTGTCAGTATGCAGCACTTACTTCAAGGAACTCTTCAAG ATGAATTCTTGCAAACATCCGATAGTTATTCTCAAAGATGTTAATTACCGTGATTTGTCTGCTCTTCTGCATTTCATGTATCAAGGTGAAGTTCGTGTCAAACAGGAAGATCTTGCCAGCTTTTTAAAAGTAGCTGAAACCTTGCAAATCAAAGGTCTCACTAAAGACAAGAGTGAG AAAGATAACTCAGTTACCGACAACAACGTTCCAACGCCTGGAGAGAATCATCAAGAACAATCTAGGGAACTAGAGAGTATTCTTGAAGCAGTATCGAACTTGGAAAGAAAGTCTCTTAACGATGAAACATTTGTGGCAACTCTACAGGAAGAAATTGCACCCATCCCTGAAACTAGTGAAACATTGAATTCGTCACAAGACCCGGTATCTCCTCCACCGATGAAATCTGTATATGATAAAGCTTCTGACCAACGAAGAATCACCCAGCCTGATAGTATTGTACGTGACATATTGAATAGAACATCTGAAGACTTTCAACAAATGGAAGAGAATGTCACAGACGAGCCATTAGACTATACCTCAGATATTGCTCGCTtgtcgaaaacgaaaaatgaaccGGTTGATTACACATCTGACATAGACTTCGACCTGGTCTGCAATAAGGAATTTGCTAAGCAGGAGAATTTAGATCGTCAGAACAGTAATCTACATGCACAAAGTAACTTGACAGCAAATA agtgttttgaaaattcacaacttCTTACTTATAATCCAAGCAACCAGGATGAACCTCTAC CATTCAGCCACTTGGAAGAAACTTTTGGTAcggatttttcattcaatggAGGTAACTACAGCCGAGGCCGCAAAACAGTGAAGGGCATCCCAGGCAGCAGTTTGCCTTTGGAAACAACACTGCGTGTTGTTTCTGAACTAGGGCCAACCATACGAGTCGAGAGAGGAAAAGTTATTCGCATGTATTCATGTCCGTGGTGCCTGCGTCACTTTACTCGTAAAGAGAATCTCAAATTACACGTTCGCTATATTCACGGACCTCTTGAAAGTCTGACATGTAAACTGTGTGgtaataaatacaaaaatagtAACAGTCTTCGCGTACACTCTTATCTCTATCATAATGcaaagagaaacaaacataGTAAACCAGCACATGCTGGTatgtaa